TATTACGTACCTTTGATAATTAACATTGATTTTGGTTTAGATCTCTTAGAGTTTCCTTTTTGATAATATAGCAACGATTAGATAGACTATGACCTCTCTTCGAATTTTTTTCTAATTTGACTATTGAGTCAGTTTACTTCTCTCACTTTTGAATATGATAAAATTTCtatgttttattatgtttattcaaattcaatatatagaaatgaaggcCAAAGATTGGAATTTGAGTTTATAAAAGTACACCTGAGTTTTGGGTCTTGAGTCAGTTACCATTATCAATGAGCAGGGGTATAACCGTTATGTTTCGCTGGTGAAATGCTTTCTGGGACTTGTTTTTCACAGTGGTCAACATTTGATTTCTGACATCTGTTCGTGAACTTCATTTTGTTACAAATGCTTTGGTTCTAAGTTAGTTTCtttgttattaaaaaaaaaaagttaggcCTGCTTgtcattgttttctgttttttgtttttaaaattttgttatcagaaatgagaataaaaaactgtttttgtagttttcaaaaaacaagaggtgtttggttaatgttttctaaaaataattttttagttttattttttttaaatcttaaataaaaaattaacaaatatatttacaaagagaaaaatattttaaaagtttgtaataaataatgagataaaataatttgaaagaaaaaatgatgaaaaataagaagtgagaaaggtaggaaagaaaatttgagaacaatagaaaacaactttttgttgttctcaaaattttctgttttttgtaactttgggtctgtttggcattgttttctgttttttattttcaaagttgtgttatcataaatgagaacagaaaactgtttttgtagttttcaaaaaacaagaggtgtttggttaatgttttctaaaaatgattttttagttttatttttttttaaatcttaaataaaatattaacaaatatatttacaaagaaaaaaatattttaaaagtttgtaataaataatgagataaaataatttgaaaaaaaaatgatgaaaaataagaaatgagaaagtaaggagagaaaatttgaagaaatagaaattgagaagagagaaattgatccaagaaaaaatgagagagaatgtgatgagaaagaaagtgaaaagAGAGAATGTAATGAGAGAGGAAATGAcaagagagaaaaaatgatgagagagaaaatgaagatatattaagtgatgagagagaaagtaatgtgagagaaagtgaagagataGAAACTAATGAGAGAAAAAATTATGTGACAATAAatgatattaaataataataaataaatgatatgagaaaaaaaatagacaaaaaaattttgagaacaacagaaaacaactttttgttgttctcaaaattttctgttttttgtaattttatttttaaaaattgttttatgaaaacaACGCCAAATGCCAAACATAGTTTCTTTGTCTAACTAATGGGTCTTTTGGTTTTTTTAAAGAAATGGGCCTCTTTTTAAAACATGTCTGTAGAATCCGTTCGAAATCATGGAGGGACTGGTTAGATGTACCTTTCGAGATTGGTAAGGTGGATTGATCAAAGATTCAGTGTTGGTCTCGATCCTTTTTTGCAGCCATGGCTGTGGAGACATGCAAAATCGTGGATTTTATGAACATGGGAAAATTAGCGTCACCAATCCACTCACAGCAAAAGTCTCGGCCTCTATCTAGCGACGCTGATCTGCAATTTTTTTACAATGCCTTCAATTTCGGGACAAGGAAAAACCAATGAATAAGTCCAGAGTATTTCATTCCTTTCGAAAGTGATTATGTTCTATATTTTGTTGTTTTGTATTATGTTTAGTCAGTTTTGTTGCATAAGTCACTCAAAATTCAGCATTTTTTCAAGCAGCCATTCACACGAGGAGTTGCAATAAGAGATATGAGCTTTATTTTCATCTTCAtcagttaatttttaattatttttatttagttgttgatttatgtttgaaattaatattaatttcttttttttcatttatttgtgTTTAACAGTTTTATTTTGTCGGGtaaaatcatttatttttcatataaaaatacaatattttaaatatatttccagtgaaaaaataattttggtacaaaaatataatattttgaatatattaaatatattttccaaaaaaaaatttaaatattttagcCGTTATTTACTCAAAATGTACATCAGCATTTTTTTCATTCAGCTATTGTCATAAAGTACTTGAATTTCACagataagttttttttattttttttttcttttttatttgtttCTCTTCAACTCTATTTGATTTGTATTATTGTCttctcttattttattattaaaaggtGAATACTGACatcaatttattttttagaattttttgcATGTTGTTTCTCAACTATTCAATGCTAAGATGCGGTTTTACTTTTAGTTTGGAATTGATCTCTGTTTTCTTTTGAAGATCCATATATTAGGTTCTTCATTAGGGAATATTACAAGTttgttttctaatttttttagtgTCTCTAATTAAGTTTATTTTTCTTAGTTGTGCATGCTTTTTAAAAACTTGTATAGCTCTggatttttttcttttatgtagTACActgtataattatttttaatgaatTATTCTTTGCTGAAAAAAAAACTATCTCTTTATCCTCTTTTTCGAGCAAGTTTTAgaaaaatgacataaaagtaaTCTTCTAGGTTGAATGAACTTGAATATATGGAGTTTCTTTAATCAGGAATAAATGGAGCAGTAGAGTTtatacataaaccaattattaaccttttcttttaaaattctctctttaaaaaataaaacaaatttttttttaacagcttgctcataaaataataataataaaaagaaaaataacgaACCATTTATTTacgatttttttttaacaataccATTAATTTAAGAATTGAATACgatgaaataaattaataataggaaGAGGAGAAAAAAAACCATTGGTCAATGAAGCAGCCACCAACAAGTAACAACCCCAAATCAATTTTTCTATACCTCCTTTTAAATCCTTTCACCGTCTCAATTTgtaaaccctaattttttttcttcttctttttcctttacttttTCTCGCACTTTCTTTCTGTTTCTTTCTGACTTTCTAGTTCGAATTTCCACTCAAATCTCTTCCGGTGCGGTTGGATTGGATCTGAGTTCTTTTTTTCACAACTCCTCCTAATTCCGTCGACCGGAAGAGAAAAGCTTCGAGTTTTAATTGGGTGACTTATCAGGGTTTTTGGATCTGAAAAGGATAGGGCTTTGTAAAAGCTTAATTCAAGTTTgaatttttgttctttttttttgggGGAGGGTTTTGTGGCGGTGGACATCAATTGGGATTCTAATTTGACTAAAGGGTTTTGGGGTGAGGCTTCAGATTGAAATCTGAGCTGCCAATGCCATTGGTTTCGTCTCTGGTGAACTTTTCGGTTGTTTTTTCTGTACCGGAAAAGTTTGAACTCGTTGACACCAATGTCTTGGGCAGGCCCGGAAGATATCCATCTTTCTACTTCTCTTGCCAGCTATCTCGACAGTAAGCGCTTTCTCTTTCTATATACTTGCTGTGATTGATAATGGGCTTTGTATAAACTTACTTTTATGGTTTTTTCGttttggttttctttttaatCAGTGAAATTTAATTTTGACGCTTTTGGTAACGTGGGTTGTTGAACTTGAACTTTTATTGGTTTATATTTCAACATTATTATTCTGCCTAGTTTCATTTTTATTTGCACCTGTTATATTGTAAATCACTAATGAAGTACGGATATAATGTAGGGTTATTGAGTTATTAATTTGTATTTTTACTCCATCCTGTCTGAATAGAGTTGAGGATAATTTTCAGCAACTGGTAGAATAGTTGCAGTACAAATTTGAATTCCTGCAAATATCTATGCATCGTTGTAAGTATGTTAGGATGAATCCATATGTATTCAGCAATAGATTTGTCAAATTTGGTCGGTACATGACCAACTTGCTTGCTTagtcttgtttttttttccttcttattTGCTCTTCTGTCCTGTGTGTTTTCCTTTCCATCCATGATTTACATCCTGCGCAGCTATATCTTTTCCATTTCAGTTACCTAGGTCCTTAATTTGGAGCCTCACTTATCCATTGGTCATGCTGTGTGGTATTATGGAGCTTATTTTATTTGAGATAATACAAATTCGTTGTTGTTCACTAGAACATGCAAGCTTTTTGTATTTGATTGACAGATTGGGTCACCGGTGTTTTGTTAGCGTCAATTTTTATTTCTCGTTGTTTTGCACATCTAATGTGTAGTGCAGTAAGAAATAAATATCATCAGGGGTGATCGATAATCCATAATATATgatgattattttatttttgttgtgacAATTGTTCTCATTTTAATTTGTTGTGGTTTTGCTGTATGCTTTTGTTGCAGAGAAACTTCTTGTCCTGCTTAGAGATGGTCGAAAGCTTCTGGGGATACTTCGATCATTTGATCAATTTGGTACAATACATGTGATGTGAACATGCCATCTTTTCAATTAAAATTTTAAGATCTTACTAATGACTAAAGAAGTTTATATTTCTCAAATGCAGCCAATGCTGTTCTTGAGGGTGCATGTGAGAGAGTCATTGTTGGTGATCTTTACTGTGACATGCCTTTAGGTCTATACGTAATCCGTGGAGAGAATGTTGTTTTAATTGGAGAGCTGGTATTATTCGTAGctatttttcctttttcttttctatgGTATGCATATATTTGTGTTGTGCTAAGATTTGCACTTCTACCTTGTAGGACTTGGAGAGGGAAGAACTTCCCCCACACATGACGCGTGTTTCACCAGCAGAAATTAAAAGGGTAAAGTGTTACTGATTTGATATTCCTTCATTATAATTTGGTTGATAAAATTACCATTACTagctcctttttttttcttctttttttcacgTCATATATCAAAAATCGTTTCCTTGGATCATTGAGTCCAAGTACCTCAACGGATTGGAGTGTTTGATTCTCCCGAGCTATAGATAGTTTCATCTAGATTATTTGAGAAAAGCCTATAAATTGTTATGTACACTTAATTTAATTTTGATTCCACTTTCTAATATCACGGTTAGGAGATTCTTTACTAGTTATCAGTAAACACTTATTATCTCAAAGGTGCACCAGTTGAATATAGGGCttttaaaatttcaaaataaCTGAATATTGGATATTGTATCCAAGATGGGTAGCTTGAATGGTCGAGTATGTGGTTTGCTCCCACAAAGTCTGAAGTTTAAGTCCCTTCTGGGTATCTACCTAGCAATTACTATGATTTCTTAGTCCTATTTATTGTAGGGTTAGGTGGGCAAGCctagttcaaaaaaaaaaaattactgaaTGTTGTATCTTCATGATAAGTTGAAGGTTTGATCAAGTTTGCTGACTGGTAGAGATAATGCCtggttttataattatatttgtgatttaTAGACCACAGTGTTTAGAATTCCCATGTACTGTGGGGTTGTATACCATCTTTTTTGGTACTCATGAAATCGGTTTCAACACGAAAGTGAATCATCTTATGCTTCTAAGAATACTGCATAGATCAAATGTGTCGTTTTAATATTTGCTTATATGACTGGAGTTTTGTGTTTACAGTGGTTGTTGTATGATTGTGCAGGCACAGAAAGCTGAAAGGGAGGCTAGTGATCTTAAAGGGACCATGAGAAAAAGGATGGAGTTCCTTGATTTGGATTAACGAGTGTCTGTCTATATGACCCTCAAGTAGTTGGTTCGCATGTCTGTCCGCAAATATTATAGCGGCTGTGTTTCTTTTCCTTGTCTTATTCTTCTTCTACTTTTGCTTGGTAGGAAGATGGGTAGTTGTTAGAAGTGAAATACTTGGCAAATTATAACTTCAATGTTGAACCATTCATCAAATTTCTTTTGTGTAATATTTGTCTGAATCAATACATTCATTCCTAGAATTTATCGTGGATTTCAGTCATTGAATCTTTTCTTCTCTTTCAGCTTATTTTGAGTTTTGGCCTTGTTTATAAACGTTTTCAGACATTCATGGCAATTGTAAATTTCAAAATTCCAGCCaactcatattttctttcttCTACAAACTGCTTTGTATTTATTAAATTGATGTGATGAGTAAACAAACATTGTATGATAGTTGTTTTGTAAAGTAGTATAGCTGTTAGCAAACAGAGTAAAATTTATGAACTGATGATATTAGATTCATGTATTCAATGCACATATTCATGTGGGATGGGACCTTACTTGTCGAGGGAGTTGTAAATAGTTACTGCCGTGCACCTGTAAAATGTGAAAGAACACTAATAGAATGCATGGAGGACCGTTGTAATTTATATTTATGTCTCCACTTTGTactatagttttttttattaaaaaaaaaactaaataaataaatatttaaaataaagctcCACATATTTTAGAGACGTGGAAATTTGAAAGGTAAGTTTCTTCCAAGTGATGTAGATTTCAAACGATTTTTTAATGTTTTAATAACAATACTTTACTGGAGGTATTTTGGTCTTTATAAGCAGTGTTAAGAAGCATTTTAACATAATTTTTGTTTCATTTGTAATGTGCAAACTGTAAAGTAACATGCATGACTGACTCATTGACCACAtatatctttcttttcttttttaatttaataattacttaatagtattttttttacaagaataattaattagttaataaatAGAAGCTAGCTAGCAGCTGGCTTACTCCAGTTCTTGTGATGTAAGTTGTAACACCGACAACATTGATTTCGTATATTTGATCACATCATCATCGTGATCATACAGCGAAATCAACGGCTCTGATTTCACTTAGACAGAAAATCAAGAATCCACACGTCACGCGATGCACCTGATAACTCCTCCTCGTCCGCCAACTCTTTGACCTTCATCTCACAAGACTAGTTAGTGAGAAGTAAGTAGCAGTAAGTAATGCTAGTCTCTTCAATTAGTAGAAGATCTCAGATTCTCACTTCACACTCTTCTCAATCTGTTCTGATCGTTTCAGATCCAGAACCTTTTTCTATTCCTTCCGTACAATACTAGGGTTTCCCTGCTGTCCTTTTCAACAATGTCGTGGGTTTCGGCCTTGTCTTTGGCTCTACTCTCCGTTTTAAGCTTCGTTTGTATCGAAGCCTCGGTCCACGACTACGCCGCTGTCAAATTCTCCGCCAAAGGAAATGCCTTCGTCGTTCATGGAGGCAGCGAGGGGATTTACTATTCTATCCCTGGTCGCAATGAGACTGATATCTCTGCTGATGGAGACTCTTTCATACGGTAATGTtcctattttttgtttttttattgtaattgTGAATTTTACTTGATATTTGCTGGCTTAAATTGATATTGTTGACTCGAAATCGAAGTAAGAATTTCTGATTTGGTCGTCTCAGTTACTTAAATTATACAAGTTTATAGTGGGATTTTTTAAATTGAAGTACGAACGAAACTTTGGTTAATTAGCCTGGAATTAACCCATATTGGCATATGGATTGTGGTAGATTTATATTCTAATGCCGGTATGTTTATATTGAAATTATACACAGTTGCACTCATTGCACGTTTATTTTGCTTGTCATCTGATGAAACCAGCTTTGAAAAAGTTACATTTCGGAGAGCCAGTGACTATACAAATTTTAGCTCAGGTTTGGTCCACGCAATTATTTTTGAGGTGGAAGATAGAGAAACAATTGGGGGTTCAGCCTACGGCGGTCAAAGAGCAGTATGTTGCACGGGGGATCTTGCAAAATTGGGTGTGTGTAAAGAAGGAGAAGTCATTCACCGCCCTTCATCTAAGAATCCCGATTGGCCTCAAATTTTTGGTGTCTCATTTGATGTAAACAAAGAAGTTACTACATTGCAATCAAAGTCCATAGAGATTACTAGAACAGGAATGTATAACTTGTATTTCATACACTGTGATGTTAGGCTTAAGGATGTGGTTGTAGAGGGGAAAACAGTATGGAAAAACCCGAATGGATATCTACCTGGTAGAATGGCACCTCTTATGAAATTTTATGGGTTCATGTCATTTGCTTTTGTAGTACTAGGGCTCTTTTGGTTCTCACAGTATGCAAGATTTTGGAGAGAAGTTCTTCCTCTGCAGAACTGCATTACTCTAGTAATAACGCTGGGTATGTTGGAAATGGCTTTGTGGTACTTTGATTATGCAGAATTCAACGAGAATGGAATCAGGCCAACTGGGATAACTCTATGGGCTGTCACCTTTGGTGCTATTAAACGTACTGTTGCACGATTGATCATTTTAATGGTGTCCATGGGTTATGGTGTTGTCAGACCCACCTTGGGTGGAATTACATCAAAGGTAATTATGCTTGGAGCAACCTTCTTCGTGGCATCTGAAGTTCTTGAGATGGTAGAAAATGTTGGTGCAGTCAGCGATCTTTCTGGGAAGGCAAGATTGTTTTTGGTTCTTCCTGTGGCTGTATTGGATGCTTTCTTCATCCTTTGGATATTTTCATCCCTCTCAGCAACCTTAAATAAGCTTCAGGTACTTTGTTACATTTCACCTAATGTTCATCTTTTCCTCTGTTATATCCCATGCTTGAGCTTGAGTGAAGATATGAATTTGTTATACGTGCAAATTACTAGGCATTTGGTGGCCTCATGTTACACTGCTTATGTTTTCCCCACTTTTTATtctataatttattaaaaaataaattatattgcTGATGATATTTGATTGCTTTACAGGCCAGGCGAATGTTGGTTAAATTAGATATTTATAGGAAGTTCACAAACGCTTTGGCAGTGGCTGTTATTGTTTCCGTTGGTTGGATATGCTATGAGGTAATCAACACAAAATGTCTACAGATATGGACAAAAGTGAAGAAGAAAAAATTGGTCCTTTTTCTTCTGCGAGCTTAGCTTATAATGCAGTAGTTCATTTGTTTCTCATAAATCTGTCCTTGCAATTTTATTTACAGTTGATGATTTGTAACTTCGCAATTGCAGCTTTACTTCAAATCGAATGATATTTACAATGAGCAGTGGCAAAATGCTTGGATTATCCCTGCATTTTGGCAAGTCCTATCTTTTTCGGTTCTCTGCGTCATCTGTGCTCTTTGGGCCCCATCCCAGAACTCAACGAGGTAAGAATGTCTTCTTCTGGATGCATCATTCTCGTCCATCCTCTTTTTATGAGTTATTCACTGTTGAACAGCACGCCATCTCTGCCTGTATATGTAGAAAGTTAACTTTCAGGGAGATGGCTCTTCTTTGTCTCTGGGCCTATGTATGCTTATAAAAAACACGGCTTGTAAGAACTTCTGCAATTGACAGTGGCGGTCAACaaatacaaattattttttgatagTTCAATTCTCACCCAGTATGCCCTGATTATACCATTCTCTCTGTTGTCTTATGCTTTTGATAGGTATACTT
This genomic interval from Humulus lupulus chromosome 8, drHumLupu1.1, whole genome shotgun sequence contains the following:
- the LOC133794565 gene encoding sm-like protein LSM1B, with the translated sequence MSWAGPEDIHLSTSLASYLDKKLLVLLRDGRKLLGILRSFDQFANAVLEGACERVIVGDLYCDMPLGLYVIRGENVVLIGELDLEREELPPHMTRVSPAEIKRAQKAEREASDLKGTMRKRMEFLDLD
- the LOC133794567 gene encoding uncharacterized protein LOC133794567 translates to MSWVSALSLALLSVLSFVCIEASVHDYAAVKFSAKGNAFVVHGGSEGIYYSIPGRNETDISADGDSFIRFEKVTFRRASDYTNFSSGLVHAIIFEVEDRETIGGSAYGGQRAVCCTGDLAKLGVCKEGEVIHRPSSKNPDWPQIFGVSFDVNKEVTTLQSKSIEITRTGMYNLYFIHCDVRLKDVVVEGKTVWKNPNGYLPGRMAPLMKFYGFMSFAFVVLGLFWFSQYARFWREVLPLQNCITLVITLGMLEMALWYFDYAEFNENGIRPTGITLWAVTFGAIKRTVARLIILMVSMGYGVVRPTLGGITSKVIMLGATFFVASEVLEMVENVGAVSDLSGKARLFLVLPVAVLDAFFILWIFSSLSATLNKLQARRMLVKLDIYRKFTNALAVAVIVSVGWICYELYFKSNDIYNEQWQNAWIIPAFWQVLSFSVLCVICALWAPSQNSTRYTYSDDGSEEFDRDDTTLTLIKPSPIPSKDVRPVPEVRSLDGDLEEDKTE